Proteins encoded by one window of Cystobacter ferrugineus:
- the preA gene encoding NAD-dependent dihydropyrimidine dehydrogenase subunit PreA gives MHRLHMATPLWTRTGRREHFIQTEDAGADMLELNFGCPHGMCERGMGSAVGAEPKVLEEISRWAVEFASVPVIVKLTPNVGDILEPGEAASRAGVPALSLINTVKSLMGVDLERMIPLPRVGDAATNGGYCGPAVKPIALHLLAQLARHPQCGKLALSGIGGISNWRDAAEFIALGATSVQVCTAVMHHGFRIIEDMLEGLSDFLDSRGMKSVNELRGRAIPHYLEWGELDLSYQVVANIDVDKCIGCQLCYVACMDGAHQCIHLPGRSEEEARRAGHTHIPEHIPQRPVTARGGLPGARVPFVDEPECIGCNLCHLICPVPGCISMVEVPNGKPRESWTDRIAKGTDHVPGGLS, from the coding sequence ATGCATCGTCTTCATATGGCCACCCCTCTGTGGACCAGAACGGGCCGCCGGGAGCACTTCATCCAGACCGAGGACGCCGGGGCGGACATGCTGGAGCTCAACTTCGGCTGCCCGCACGGCATGTGCGAGCGGGGGATGGGCTCGGCGGTGGGCGCCGAGCCCAAGGTGCTCGAGGAGATCTCCCGGTGGGCCGTGGAGTTCGCCAGCGTCCCGGTCATCGTCAAGCTCACGCCCAACGTGGGCGACATCCTCGAGCCCGGTGAGGCGGCGTCGCGCGCGGGCGTGCCAGCGCTCTCGCTCATCAATACCGTCAAGTCCCTCATGGGGGTGGACCTGGAGCGGATGATCCCCCTGCCTCGTGTCGGGGACGCCGCCACCAACGGGGGCTACTGCGGCCCGGCCGTCAAGCCCATCGCCCTCCACCTGCTGGCACAGCTCGCCCGCCACCCCCAGTGCGGCAAGCTGGCCCTGTCGGGCATCGGCGGCATCTCCAACTGGCGGGACGCGGCCGAGTTCATCGCCCTGGGCGCCACCTCGGTGCAGGTGTGCACCGCCGTCATGCACCATGGCTTCCGCATCATCGAGGACATGCTCGAGGGCCTGTCGGACTTCCTGGACTCACGTGGGATGAAGTCCGTCAATGAGCTGCGCGGCCGCGCCATCCCCCACTACCTGGAGTGGGGCGAGCTGGATCTGTCCTACCAGGTGGTGGCCAACATCGACGTGGACAAGTGCATTGGCTGCCAGCTCTGCTACGTGGCCTGCATGGATGGTGCGCACCAGTGCATCCACCTGCCAGGGCGCTCCGAGGAGGAGGCACGCCGCGCCGGGCACACACATATCCCCGAGCACATCCCCCAGCGCCCGGTGACGGCCCGGGGTGGGCTCCCTGGCGCCCGCGTCCCCTTCGTGGACGAGCCGGAGTGCATCGGCTGCAACCTCTGCCACCTCATCTGCCCGGTGCCCGGTTGCATCAGCATGGTGGAGGTCCCCAACGGAAAGCCTCGTGAGAGCTGGACCGACCGCATCGCCAAGGGAACCGATCATGTCCCTGGAGGGCTTTCTTGA
- a CDS encoding cytochrome P450, which produces MDDPKVHGRMRGLVNRAFGSSALSRLEPSIRATAEELTTRVLDRREVDFVADFALPLPASVIGALLGLDPALHSRFKQWSDDIVALSATQPGDTAMLEQCRRTVAEMEQYLSQVLEHRRQTPGDDMVSDLLRSRVDGEALTAKELMGFLFLLLVAGLETTVHLLGHSARILAEHPAVLKQLRGDRSLIPQFIEEVLRFEPPVQGTVRLCTQDVTLAGVSLPRGSPLLVLQGSALRDEHYCADADRFSLERKGPQNLAFGHGMHFCLGAALARVEARVALEALLARCGTVSLRPEPIEWNLAMTVRGMRNLPLEVLPS; this is translated from the coding sequence ATGGATGATCCGAAGGTGCATGGCCGGATGCGAGGCCTGGTCAACCGCGCTTTTGGTTCCTCCGCTCTGAGCCGGCTCGAGCCGAGCATCCGAGCCACCGCCGAGGAACTCACCACTCGCGTCCTCGACCGCCGCGAGGTGGACTTCGTAGCGGACTTCGCCCTGCCGCTGCCCGCCAGTGTCATCGGGGCGCTGCTGGGCCTGGATCCGGCGCTCCACTCGCGCTTCAAGCAGTGGTCGGACGACATCGTGGCCCTCAGCGCCACCCAGCCGGGAGACACCGCGATGCTGGAGCAGTGCCGGCGCACGGTGGCGGAGATGGAGCAGTACCTGAGTCAGGTGCTGGAGCACCGCCGTCAGACGCCGGGCGATGACATGGTGAGTGACTTGCTGCGGTCCCGAGTGGACGGCGAGGCGCTCACGGCCAAGGAGTTGATGGGCTTTCTCTTCCTGCTGCTGGTCGCGGGGCTGGAGACCACCGTGCACCTGCTGGGGCACTCCGCGCGCATCCTCGCCGAGCATCCGGCGGTGCTGAAGCAACTGCGTGGGGACCGCTCCCTCATTCCGCAGTTCATCGAGGAGGTGCTCCGCTTCGAGCCACCGGTGCAGGGCACCGTCCGCCTCTGCACCCAGGACGTGACGCTGGCGGGCGTCTCGCTGCCACGCGGCAGCCCGCTGCTGGTGCTGCAGGGCTCGGCCCTGCGGGACGAGCACTACTGCGCGGACGCGGACCGATTCAGCCTGGAGCGCAAGGGGCCGCAGAACCTGGCCTTCGGACATGGCATGCACTTCTGCCTGGGCGCGGCCCTGGCCCGGGTCGAGGCGCGCGTGGCCCTGGAGGCCCTGCTCGCCCGGTGTGGCACAGTGTCCCTCCGCCCGGAGCCCATCGAGTGGAACCTCGCGATGACGGTCCGGGGGATGCGGAATCTGCCGCTCGAGGTGCTCCCCTCCTGA